The DNA sequence GAGATAGTCCAGAGCACCACGGTTCAATGCCTCGCCCTGCAGGAAAATGATAGCAGTTATGCATATATTTACTAGTGGGGAAAGTTCACTTGGTAATTTTTTTCATCTCCCCAAGATACAGCGGTAGTAACAACCACAAAGGCATTTTGTGAcggatgtttgtgtgtctgtttttctgtGGAAATGCTTCGCGTACACTATAGTGTAACAATTATACCAGATGGAGTCATAAAACTTTACAGGTGTGTGCTTGACACAAAAATGAACCCTGAGTTCAAAGATATATGTAGTGTGATTCATGAATGTAGTAGGAGTTTAATGTCTGCTCAACTGTTGCGGATGTGACTGCCAATTCAACATTTTATAACATGAGATCATCTAAGTATTGCTCATGTTTcgtttttgttatttatataaCATCTTCCACAAGTATACGTTACACACCCCACAAATGCTGGGCTCACCATTAAACCTTGTCTCTCCTGATAAATCTTTTTCAATGTAGCCTCTGCATCTGCCTCCATCATGTAGGCTAAAGGAGAGAGAAACCCCGGGGTGTTGGCCGTCTGGTTGAATGGAATTGATGTGATGCCTTCATGCCCTGAAAGCCCCACACCAGCCTGGCTGAACATTGGAAACCCATTGTACAAGGAACCTGGAAACACAGGAGCTCCGGCCACACTGAAGACCGGATGCGAATGCAAGGGGAGGTGTGAAGTCGGACTTGGTCTACCAAGCTGCTGGGTCCCAAgctccctcctctctcctctgccTGAGGTGCCATTAACAGTTTTGTTCCTGCTGCTCTGGTCAGAGAGCTGCTTGGGCAGGGAGAGGTCCAGAGGTTCGTTCTGTGCAGACCAGGGGTTGCTGGTTTCTTTCTGGGGTGAGGACAGTTCAGGAGAACAACTTGTGAGGTCAAGGCAAACAGGAGAAGTGAATCCTGAGGACAGAGCTCGTTTCCTGCCTCGAGGTGATGACAGCTCTGGGGAACGGTGTGTCAGCTGACTTGGGTTGCCCTTTTCCTGGCTCGGCCAGTGCACTCGCGAAGACAGGACGTTATGGTGGAGCTGTGGGGGCGAGTGCATTGCAACCAAAAGGTGTTGTGGTATGGCGTGCCAGTTGTGCTTCTGCGATGGCGACTTATTTCCAGAAAGACCATTTGTCACTTCACTTAATTTGCTGTTTTCTGGTTGGAGGACAGATCTTGGAAAGAATATAGACGGTGATGACGGGGCTTTACTGCGAAAACCCTCGGGTACCTCCGCTGCTTCTCTGTTGAGCTGACAGAGGTGGCGCTCATGATGCAGAAGTGCAGCCACACTGGAGAAATGCTGCGAGCACCAACGACACATTATCCCAAGAACTCCCCTCTCTGGTTCAACCGATAGCGTGTCTCTTCTCCTGTCAGGTGAAACCTTTCTCTCATGCGATCCTCCGTTCTGATGTGCTCTTCTTTCCTCTTCATCTCCTCCTTCTCTGACAAgatcttcatctttttttacGTCTCGTTGAAACATCTCCTGCAGCATATGCTCAAATTTGGTCCCAGAGTGGAGATAAGGCAGTAGACTGGTCCCTTTGAGCATACTGGCCCTCAAAGAAAGCTCTGATGGGTCCCAAATCCTCGCCAGGTCTGATGCACTGGACAAGCTTGCAGTGCTTTGATTGAGATCCTGCAGTGAAAGCTGAAGGGGATCCACTGGTACTTGACCCAGAGGCCTGGTATTATCTTGGTTCTGCAAAACCAGCACCGAGCCCTTTTCATTACTACTTCTACCCCCACCAGCAGAGGGAGATGTTGGAAATGAGTGGGGGTAGGAGCTTTGGCTGTGTCCATTAAACACCCCGCTGGCTCCTCCTGGGTTTCCTCCTCCATGCCCGCCGCCACTAAGGCACTTTTTACTGCTTAAATGGGAGCTGTAGGATCCAGAGTGAGAGAAGCGTTTTTTGCAGTTGGAGCACTCGTAAGGTTTCTCTCCTACAAGATGAGACACAAAGTGGAGGCATTAGTGTCAGGATGCCAAAGagtaaattgaaaaaaaaaaaaaaaaaaaaccctttctgTGTGGGTGTGatcttttcacatttttcacaaGTCTCTTGTCCTGTGATGAATTATACTCGTTTCCTGTCAACACATCAATTTGGGTATAATTTTATACCATATAACTTGCAAAATAAGTAAGGGTTAGTGATAGAGTGGAAACAATAGCAAATTGATGGGTGAGTACAACTGTTTTGATGTTATTTTGTCTCACCGCTGTGGATGCGGAGATGCTCTTTGAGGTGGTGTTTGTACTTGAATGCTTTCCCACACTGCAGACATTTGAACTTCCTGGTCTCCATGCCTTGGTCCAATGTCATGGCACTCTAGGGCGACAGAACATTGTAATCAGTTTTAAACTACAGCATAGATACTCGGCTTTTTTTTAGGATGTGAAGAAGGTTGCCACTTCTGTGGATACACAGTTGCAAATAATCACCTTATAACGCTACATAAATgttaataaatcatttttgaATGAGTCGTTGCagttttgaaagaaatttagcTTTGAGTTTCTTTTTGTGTCTGCTCACTTTGTCCTGCACTGGGTTGTGAAGTGCTAGGTGCCGCTCCATCTCCAGCCTAAGGGTGGCAGTGTATCCACAGAGCGGGCAGACCATGTGCCCCCCCTCCCTGTCTGGACAGTACTTGACATGGTCCCTCAAAGAAGCTCCTCGAGGATATACCCTGCTGCAAAATGGGCAGGCCTGCTGGGCCCTGCCTACATCTGCTGACAAGAAAAAGGTGacattgtttcttttaatgGATCAGTTACAGTTTTATATAGTTTCATTTAATATACCCATCTATTTTAGAAGCCACAATATATATACTCTCTAGATTGAACTTTCATAGGACACATCTTAAATAGAAAAGCAGCTGTCAGTATATCAGCGGGCATATAAGCCACTGCTCGTATTCTACTTAGTACAACCAAAGTGacccaaataaataaaattaataatcatctgattaaaataagaaaaaataaaaacaaaaatacaataaaatacaatttttataaGTACAATTAGACAGTGAGCTTAGATGCACGCTTTAAAATACTCTACAGTTGCCACTTCTACAGAATAAAATTTTGTGAGATTTAgtgttatatttatttattattacataTTCAAAAGCAAGTAAACAGAACTGTGCATGTACAAATGACCTAACCTGAACTATGTAAATTACACTCTCACTTTGCTAACCTTTAACCTCAAACTAGCAGATATATAAAAAGCCATTACTTTGCTTTTTCGTTTCTGAGAATTACATTAGCATATATGATCTGATATATGTTATCACTGCGATTTACTGTCAGCCTGCAGCTGAGTGGTAACCGCCTACCTCGAGAGGAAAAAGTTAGcataaattaataattaattaggTTCCTGTTGAGTATGATTGCAGCTGTGGCACTTTGGCCTACCTGGTCCCTCAGGTGAGCAGTGCTGAGCACCTGGTGACCAGATAGCAGGAGGCAGGTCATCGTGCCCTCTGCTCGGGCGGTACACAGCTGCCGTGCCATTATGGTTCATGTGATCTAAGAAACTAGCTGAGGCAGAGGCCTTCCTCAACTGAGCCAGGATTTCATACTGGGACAAGTCCTCCAAGGCATTCCGGGAGTCTGAACTCTTACCTGCAGGGAAAGTGATAAGCATTGGATATAGAAAAATATAAGCAACTATGAATTtataggcattcatttttaactgAAGGTTAGGACTTGATTAATCTGTTGAGATGGGTTTCTGCTTTATTGGCTATTTTAACAGAAGAACACCAGCATTGGTACaaggtttgtttttcattcagttaATTACCTAAAGTAGaattaagatttttttaaagcaccaaAAGAGGcagctgtttatttaaaaaaaaaaaaaaaaagacggtGTACAACAAAAAGACCCCCGTGTGATTCCTTTGAAGATACAGATTGATATATTACTGTTCCCGGGTTATCCAAAAGCCGGTGTTGGTGCTTTCTCTCTGAGTGTGCGCGTGTTGTCAATGAAGCCACGTGTGCGCGCAGACTGAACATCAGTTGCCAACTTTCACTGTGCAACTGAATCTAAGGGGACTAAACTGTTTATGTGAAGACTGACAgatgaaacaataaatgtaGGGAACTATTTG is a window from the Pelmatolapia mariae isolate MD_Pm_ZW linkage group LG5, Pm_UMD_F_2, whole genome shotgun sequence genome containing:
- the LOC134626909 gene encoding zinc finger E-box-binding homeobox 2-like, whose protein sequence is MTEESRGKRRKQANPRRNRVDADQVSLLGSEGEDEVGLWSLEPQDCQESLDKTSLTPSEGTEEPGSPAQSTRPHSLSPGSRNCWGQVESEAKATEDASFMSTEREGDQDPLRMYCKSSDSRNALEDLSQYEILAQLRKASASASFLDHMNHNGTAAVYRPSRGHDDLPPAIWSPGAQHCSPEGPDVGRAQQACPFCSRVYPRGASLRDHVKYCPDREGGHMVCPLCGYTATLRLEMERHLALHNPVQDKSAMTLDQGMETRKFKCLQCGKAFKYKHHLKEHLRIHSGEKPYECSNCKKRFSHSGSYSSHLSSKKCLSGGGHGGGNPGGASGVFNGHSQSSYPHSFPTSPSAGGGRSSNEKGSVLVLQNQDNTRPLGQVPVDPLQLSLQDLNQSTASLSSASDLARIWDPSELSLRASMLKGTSLLPYLHSGTKFEHMLQEMFQRDVKKDEDLVREGGDEEERRAHQNGGSHERKVSPDRRRDTLSVEPERGVLGIMCRWCSQHFSSVAALLHHERHLCQLNREAAEVPEGFRSKAPSSPSIFFPRSVLQPENSKLSEVTNGLSGNKSPSQKHNWHAIPQHLLVAMHSPPQLHHNVLSSRVHWPSQEKGNPSQLTHRSPELSSPRGRKRALSSGFTSPVCLDLTSCSPELSSPQKETSNPWSAQNEPLDLSLPKQLSDQSSRNKTVNGTSGRGERRELGTQQLGRPSPTSHLPLHSHPVFSVAGAPVFPGSLYNGFPMFSQAGVGLSGHEGITSIPFNQTANTPGFLSPLAYMMEADAEATLKKIYQERQGLMGEALNRGALDYLSLIDEGFDGEGGPGRKRLKKTDEGLYACDICEKTFQKSSSLLRHKYEHTGKRPHECKICNKAFKHKHHLIEHSRLHSGEKPYQCDKCGKRFSHSGSYSQHMNHRYAYCSKDQDPDQDQDDMPLTPGAGNSLVGRLSEDAPLSLDETQTPHSFLSDSSLDGAPDALKEEEEEEEEGEARVCDDREEEADVNLPEPAEELGGNPIQESPAGENGVQSERNRYDMQDHIDNTESQTWDRDTEDRNGDLDKCELSLDLTELPRIKT